Proteins from a genomic interval of Chanos chanos chromosome 3, fChaCha1.1, whole genome shotgun sequence:
- the tmem167a gene encoding protein kish-A → MSAIFNFQSLLTVILLLICTCAYIRALAPSLLDKNKTGFLGIFWKCARIGERKSPYVACCCVIMAFTILFSE, encoded by the exons ATG tctgcCATTTTTAATTTCCAGAGCCTGCTCACGGTCATCTTGCTGCTCATCTGCACGTGCGCCTATATTCGTGCGCTGGCGCCCAGTCTGCTCGATAAGAACAAAACTGG ATTTCTTGGGATTTTCTGGAAATGTGCAAGAATAG GTGAGCGGAAGAGCCCGTACGTGGCGTGCTGCTGCGTCATCATGGCTTTCACTATTTTATTCTCAGAGTAG